A part of Plasmodium coatneyi strain Hackeri chromosome 8, complete sequence genomic DNA contains:
- a CDS encoding Tryptophan-rich antigen: MIERLEESWFPILKNDNFIKKESSSPYSSLLSKNPEIYGVSNPNPSLYYMCIALSTVLHYGITCFIKTNSSRRRELRRYHDSSYTDFEEIKKNDTSANSSNDKDYNQTNKIVDQIVNTNFPDIENAPNSNITDQIFSHVIGEYSPNITNEKFTKIDDHTFSNNPGDNFPNFERENFTHTTKDKFGKLPKSKFPIQNRSKFSKIITPSQGNIDSETCPNVTTERLLNLMKKKSPIYGTRKSLNRITKNSPSDESKKKPPKAKSEQCPSLATKKSPNVAPNKSLSIEAKKTTKEIFKGIPTLRTNKSPTQTTEKPPAEVAKEIPNAAIEKKVTPDVQEAKGGAKSHFQNFMHNAVFSLRLKIRSQMNKIRAKLLAAKTRPSQGKKKKGDRKGDSKEDSEKPKIEEHSEEWKIQQLENWKKNLDKEYSAWKVSLANENNQWILQKNVVFENILNRIKEKWISWNIYTLEDINEGIIRLKDLENEEQWSKWLDANWKPYNKRTWIDLIDSYEKLYYHWIRTQWNKWKSSKMTEWISQEWKVHEEEKWEQWESRKWTKCFQRKEKNEWIKWITRNELEITAIRNWLKEKENMCLEGEGWINWDKWKQEKFQILDEYLDSLKNEWLSEKKWMILTNASKKGEQAAERTAPGGKKTAIKNAHQNNYKTDEQSDNQTDQQNLEC, encoded by the exons ATGATTGAGCGTCTCGAAGAAAGTTGGTTTCCAATTCtcaaaaatgataattttataaaaaaggaatcttCTTCTCCATATAGTTCACTTTTATCCAAGAATCCTGAAATATATGGAGTCAGTAACCCCAATCCTTCATTATACTACATGTGTATAGCACTGTCTACTGTTTTACACTATGGTATAACGTGCTTTATTAAAACG AATTCCTCTAGAAGAAGGGAACTTCGTAGATACCATGACTCGTCGTACACCGATTttgaggaaattaaaaaaaatgatacaaGTGCAAACTCATCCAACGATAAAGATTACAaccaaacaaacaaaattgTCGACCAAATTGTAAATACAAATTTTCCAGACATAGAAAATGCACCTAATTCTAACATAACCGATCAGATTTTTTCTCACGTAATAGGCGAATATTCTCCAAACATAACCAacgaaaaatttacaaaaatagaTGACCATACATTTTCAAATAATCCAGGAGATAACTTCCCCAACtttgaaagagaaaattttacacataCAACAAAAGACAAATTTGGAAAACTCCCAAAATCGAAATTTCCAATACAGAATAGATCCAAATTTTCTAAGATAATTACACCTAGCCAAGGTAACATAGATAGCGAAACCTGCCCCAACGTAACCACCGAAAGGTTACTTAAtctgatgaaaaaaaaatcgccaATTTATGGAACTAGAAAATCATTAAACAGAATAACGAAGAACTCTCCAAGCGATGAATCCAAAAAGAAGCCTCCCAAAGCAAAATCCGAACAGTGTCCAAGCTtagcaacaaaaaaatcGCCTAACGTGGCACCAAATAAATCGCTTAGCATAGAAGCAAAGAAAACGACTAAGGAAATATTCAAAGGGATTCCCACGTTAAGAACCAATAAATCTCCTACACAAACAACAGAAAAACCTCCCGCAGAAGTTGCAAAGGAAATTCCCAATGCagcaatagaaaaaaaagtcacacCCGACGTACAGGAAGCGAAAGGGGGTGCAAAGTCCCActtccaaaattttatgcACAATGCTGTATTCTCATTGAGGCTAAAAATACGCTcacaaatgaataaaattagGGCAAAATTATTAGCAGCTAAAACGCGGCCAtcccaaggaaaaaaaaaaaaaggtgacagAAAAGGGGACAGCAAAGAAGACTCGGAAAAACCCAAAATAGAAGAACACTCGGAGGAATGGAAAATACAACAATtggaaaattggaaaaaaaacttggaCAAAGAATACAGTGCCTGGAAAGTTTCACTAGCGAATGAAAACAACCAGTGGATCCTACAGAAAAATGTAGTTTTTGAAAATATCCTGAATaggataaaggaaaaatggatatcgtggaatatatacactttGGAAGATATTAATGAGGGCATTATTAGGTTAAAAGATTTGGAGAATGAAGAACAGTGGAGTAAGTGGTTGGACGCAAATTGGAAACCTTATAATAAGCGAACCTGGATTGACCTCATAGATTCGTATGAAAAATTGTATTATCATTGGATACGTACTCAATGGAATAAATGGAAATCCAGCAAAATGACAGAATGGATATCACAAGAATGGAAAGTgcacgaagaagaaaagtggGAACAATGGGAAAGTCGGAAATGGACAAAATGTTTTCAACGCAAAGAGAAAAACGAATGGATCAAATGGATTACAAGAAATGAATTGGAAATCACCGCCATAAGGAATTGgctaaaggaaaaagaaaatatgtgCTTGGAAGGCGAAGGCTGGATAAATTGGGATAAGTGGAAGCAGGAAAAGTTCCAAATTTTGGACGAATATTTGGATTCGCTGAAAAATGAATGGCTCTCGGAGAAGAAGTGGATGATCTTGACGAATGCGTCTAAGAAAGGGGAGCAGGCTGCAGAGCGGACCGCACCGGGAGGTAAAAAAACGGctataaaaaatgcacaccaaaataattataaaactGACGAACAAAGTGACAATCAAACTGACCAACAGAATTTGGAATGTTAA